aattaaaaaaaaatcatgaagaaTGATGTGTCAATCGACAAATTACAAGTTGTCTCCAACTATCCGCTAATTTCAATCGAAAACCGGTGATCAACGTGGTCAATGTTATAAAGACTATCctattattttaattcttatttcgtttttcttcactttatgtctagtcgtttttttttcaattattctatTATGAGTTATCAGGTCTCTTGGTATATCCAACAAGGACAACTTGAAGACATCAATGATTCAAATGTGTACAAAAAGTTGGATTGAGAGAATATGAAAGAGGAATAAAGCCGTATTTCAGAGTAAAGCGtatcaatcaaaaaaaaattttacctaGTACTCTATTCAATCATCGAGCTCAATAAAATAGTTGAGAAGACCAAACTCGACGATTATGATCGAAGTGTTCTGATAACAAGAAGTATCTCAAAGATtttgtttggagaaaaatatttttcgattctGGAATCAACTACTCTAGCTTTAATTTTCTGTGATAGAAGGTTCAGACACCTTCGTCTAGTACTTTTTCTACAAAgatgttttattaattttatgaaaaattctattaataattttttttcattcaacgcCGTTAAAAATTAGCCTTCTCTACAGCTAAATTTGAATCTATATCACCAGAAATGATAACTGGCAGTACGAAATATAAGTTAAAATGTCATTAAATGCTCAGTAGTCTAATTTCTTGAACTGGATTTTCTCCTTCCCCTTCAAGATCATCATatgtatgaaaaaataaaaaatcatcaatttttcgattaaatATCGGTTGAAAAATGGGCAAAAAATACAGATAAGGTTCTTGACTAAATAAACTTTCAAAGAAGGCTAGTTTTTTCCCTCAGACCACCCGGAATATCAATATTTCCGCTAGTTCATCCAAAAATTAAGAGATCCTCCACATTACCAGGTCACAaccaaagaaaataatttgaatccTACATATCCTCTTTTACCTTACCATTAACCATCCCACTCGACGGGCCCTGGACTCGACACTCAAGCAATTGTCTTAGTAATAAAGAAGGCATACGACTATCATGAGCAACAACAACATTGAGTCCTCAGCCCGGGGTGGGTGGGATTTTATGTCAGTGAATATTAAAGTTGTACTGTTTACGAGTTGATGTAATACGCAACCAACGACTAACGGCCAATGGCTCAGGATGACAATTTGACCAGGCAATGTCACTAAAATGTGGATAAGCTGTGGACGTTGTTGTTGTTTCTACTTGAATAGCAGATGAATAATTATCAGTTTGAAAATCCTGTTTGCTTTTTTTCGCGGCACGTCCAGCGATCGGACTGGACGTTGCAATATGATTATTGAGTCTTTTACCATTGGCCAGTTGTTGTTTCGGATTGTCCATCTGATCTTCAAAGACAAGGCTGGGCATTGATGCCTGGCCTTGATAATTCCTGGACATTGGTGACTGCATTAGACTGTTTGACCTTGGTATCTGCATTATTATTTGGGATTTGGTATCTTTGAACATTGCCAGTGGTGAGTACAACGTCATACTCTCGGTATTAACGTCTGAAAGGGTTTCCCCCTCAAGAACAGTATTCGGTAACTGGGCATTTGGTGGTGGCAGTGGCGTTTCTATAGCTGGAAGAGATGATGCGTTGACTGGTATCAGTGTGGCAACTGGTGGAGTATCATTGCTTGCTGCTATTGGTGATAATGAGGGAAGGACAACAGAAATTGGAGCCATCGATCCTGCTCCTAGTGTTCCCTTCCCTgcagctgctgctgctgccgCTGTTGATTCAAGTCTCATCTCCTCGTTAACAAAATCCTCTTCCAGCTTtgtctaaaaaataaaaaaaaacgaaacgaTTTCGTATCCATGAGATTAGTAGATTCTGGTGGATGACTGATGACTTAAGTATCGTATGTTGTCGGGCCGTAAAGTATGACCCAAAAAGGAACCATGCCTTACAGGTTTAGTGGAGCCATGCGGGGCCAGACACCGATAAAGCAAATCAACAGCCTGtaatgataaaaaacaaaaacaagtaTCAACCGACACCCGGCCATaacatcattattatttgttttttttatcattcgcaAGTCTTGAATTATAGGGCTTTTTCCTCTCTTATTGGGCACTCCAAATGGCTCCATCGACTGGTGTCGAGCCTGATTTTGaggattttcatttgatttttgcgTCAGACCAGAATAAGGCTTTCCAAATTATCGTAAAtaatcgtgaatttttttttcataaaaatcgacAAGTCCTAGGAGATTCCCGGATTATTTAGGAAAAATGTTTACTAAAAAATTGTTCCCCGAAATTATATTCTACCCGGCTTTTTATCCATTAAATTGAACCAGAAGGTAATATATACTTGTAGGGAATAATTCTTCACAAAGAATTTATCCAAAAATCATCCGGTGAGACAAAATCAGAGGATTTCTTCTGGATTTCATCCTACTTTAGACagacgaaaaaaatgaaaatgcaaaCGAGTAAAACTAAggttaaaattatattttcgtaCCTTCGGCAGTGGATAGGTATCTGGCAGAGATAGTACAGGTGGTGAGCCAGGAGTATCATTATCATTAGCAATAGTTAAATTCGTATTCAACAGGCTCGATGCTGTTGATACCGTGACAGTTCCAGTGACCGTTATTTTTGACGTCCTGTTCGGAAGATCCTTCGAGGCTCTGTGCTCAGCGAGCAATTTGTCGAAGCTTTTGCTCCGACCAGCGACTGTCCGTCGTAACGAGACGGTATGTGCCTTGCAGGTGAGGGATCTTGTGCAGGGTTTTCCAGTCTCATCGTTCCAGACACCGCAGTGCCTGTCTGGATCGTACTCTCGATCCTTGAGGAGTCCACGTTCAGCCTTCAGCCTTTTTCTCTTCGTTCCATTGTTAGTCGTTGTGGTGTTGCTGATGCTGGTGTTGTTCCCTGGACTCTTCACTGGACTCGATGGGACAGGGACTGTGGCATTCACCCCAGAGGAAATATTTGGTCCTACAAGACTGCAAGTGCCATCGACTGGAGAAGTCGGCAGGAAGGTTTGCTCGGCGTTTCTTTTTACTGACGtgtgatttatttttgaattgttACTAGTTGTATTCGTTCCACTCGCCCCGTTACCACTGTTGTTGCTCGCTGCAGAACTCTGGGAAGGTTGCGACTTCTTCGTCAATTTTGATACTTTGCAGTAGGGAGCTTTCACTGATGTCTTTGATGCGGGTGTCGAGGGCGGTGGCAGGTTTACGGTACCTGATGAATGTCTGCTCTCTGTTGAAACACAAATTTcgtataattataattttaattttcgtttGCCTCTATGTaggcttttttatttttaacattgAATATTACCCATGTGCTGGATGAGCGCCTGTGGCTTGACAATAGCATTGCAGAGCTCACATACGACGCCGTAAAATGTATCCCTCTCTGGGCAGAAGCCGTACAAATCGATATCTGAAAATTCGTCAATAAATCGTTAGGTTTTTAACATTCACACTCGTCATCATATTTCCTTGATTTTGCGTACGTTAAAATGTTTGAAGGGAAAGTCTAAGGAtttcttggaaaaatttcataaatttgcTTCATGCTTATTCCTATCTGGTGTAAACTTCACAGCTTTAGTGTGGAATTCGCTGCTAgctattggaatttttatgaatttttaaaatatttaatgttaGTTGTTTGACTTACCATCGGCCGACAGCCGCGTGACACAGCTCGCTGGTTCACCCTCTGGTTCCTCATCGCCTGCAAATAcagcattaatttttttaactgacAACTAATGATTTTGAGGCCGTGCCATCATAGTAATATCGCCCCTCAAGAAAGAAgggaattcattatttttggtaATAATCGAAAAGATGGAATTTACTGTCCCTGTAATACTGAAgcattttccaaaataaaatgCGAAACAGCACGAAAAATCCCTTCTCATCAAGTCAACAACACTCGTTCCTTCACGAGATGGATTGCCAAAAAGTAGTCCACTGCGACAGTTATTATTTTGCCCCACAAATGgtagtaaataataaaaattcgtaGCAATTATTGCTTTGAATATTCACTCATTttacgataaataaaataaaatcgccGGTTGGAGACTGATTGTCCCTTAAACTCTCTCTCATTCGTATTATATCGTCAGTTCTGTCGTGGAAAAAAGTGACATTTAAAAAGTGGagtattttcgaaaaatggGATCAAGTATATGCCTGACACATGTTACAATTTCAAGGCATATGCCAAGTCCTGACATTTGAGGGCATGCTATTATCTAATAGAGCATCAACCTCCTCATAATTTGTTTCGATTTATCATTTGTCAACGAAGATAAATGATGCGAGAGGGAAAAGAATGAAATAACAATTATGTAATGAGTTAAGAAATAAATGGGTTTTTCAAATCCAGACCATTACCAATCGGGATCGttgcagtgaaaaaataagcCATGCGATTATGGAGTGCATATGTAAATAATGTAACCCATAAATGTGAAACAAAGAGGCAAAAGCCCGGCGGTTGTAGGTTATGTTCGTTTGACGCCTGGCCGAAAATAGCAAAGTGTCGTgacaaaattcaatgaaactaattgaaatttatatctACAGatgtaaaaatgttgaaactcACTCAGAGGTTTGTCACGTCCAATTCTTTCAATCCAGTTGGACCAGGGTTGGCCGTGAAAAAACGTTGGGCTGTCACTCCCAGACATTGTCGCGGCGCGTTTGtagagtgaatgaatgaaagtaCTACTCCTCACCCTATGGTGTGATGGTCATACCTTTAAATGCCACAGTACCTATCACAAATCCCCCTTCATCGCGTTAttgtaatgaaaaacaaaCCGTTGTCTTAATTCTCGGAGATCGTTGCACTCAACGGTTTTGATGtttagtgaataaaaaaaaaatgtcggagGTACGACGGTATAAGAGACATGCAGCAGAGAGTTAAACAACTGGCACGTCTCTCAGGTGTGTATGCGGTGCGACACTTAGGAATCGAATGATCGTTCCTTCTCCAATCCTAATTTACTTATAGGCATTCAGATTTTACCTGCGCAAAGAGTCATTAATGGGGTCGGTGATTTATACCTGGACTACCCTGGTCTTGGGGAATGGGAAATTATGCTTGtctaaaattctgaaatttaaCATGGCAATTGCGCACGTGCTTTaagtaaaattcaaatcatcGACCGGTTTTTTActgaagaaaaattaccatTTCTTCCATTATATTTGTTTCAAAAAAGCAAATCCCCGAAAATCGCATTTGAAcgttgtttttaatttttatctggggAATAGTTAATTGGCAGAGTTATACTCTTCTGAGTAATTTCCATGCAAGTCCTATTTAAATTATTGTAGACGAACTGGTTAATTGATGGAATATACAATGaattttacattatttatgATAAAATATTAGTAATCTTACTTTTTTTTAGGATCTATAAATTTGTAAAACTGAAAACTTCGAATATTTATTCCTATGATGTTACTTTTAGGGGTTTACACCTACACTAGCCCGAAGGAACCAataatttaaaagaaaaatttcttttggtGCATTAGAAAATAATGTATTCATCTAAACTACAAAGATTACATAACACTCTTTTTCCAAACatgattataaataaattaactcCTGGACGTAGATTGCTGTGGTCCCATCGGTAGCTGCAGATCTTGCGCTCCAATATGTTCCTGCATCTGTTGCCAATTTTTGTACCAGAAGGGTTGTTTATCTGCATCCCAAGTTTTTATCAAGTCGATATTACTCCACTGTCCATTACCTAGTGGGAGACTGTTCTCCGCTGTTGGCACTGCAGCAGAACCACTGATTCGATTGTCAACCGGTGCACCGGTGGTCTGTTGTGCTTGAAGATATTGAGGCAAGACAGCGGGCAAATGATTACCCGAGCCAGCATATGTGGGTCGTCGTTGTGCATGTGCAAGAGCAATAAATATTGCTAACAATGTCGCGTGTTTGAGCTGCGGAGTAGtgattaaaaattgtcaatgtGGGTTTCGTAGAATTTGAAATTGTGAATGTAGAATTAAAAACAATGTTGATACAACTACATTTCCATTGCCGTTAATTACATTTTAAGATGTCTAAAGAAATATCagctttcaatttttaacaACACTACAAACTTCCCTGTCGGACGCATCCTAATTATCTAATCGATAGTACTGTCCACATTCAAAATGTTTATCAATGAAAACAAAGTTCATTCCGCAAGTGGAATCaacattattaaaaattgcgATTGTGATGCGTGTGACAAGTGCGGTCGTGCACTTGTCATTAAATTAATCACATACTCAAAACCAGAGAACACCCATCGGGAACGCCCATctctcaattaaaattaatctatTCCTGATTCACTCAATCGAAGAACGTAAAAATTACCCGGAAATAGATTTATACGAATtatataatttaaaataacATACCATATTGTTATCTCTCAATATTGGATGATCCCGTAACCAAAGTACCGTAAACTAAAGCCGGAAAATTTGTTGAGTTTGCTGGAACCGCGTTGATTTCAAATGTGTGCCATCCGCACATCGGTTTCTTCTTTATAACCGTGAAAGTGCACACCATTCCCTCCCACTTGTTTCCTTGTACTCACCCATTCACACGCTTGGGTATTTCGCAGAAATAATACCCTTGAAATGAATTACTATATTTACAGAGTGATAACGGAGGCACGATCATCGCTAATCCGTTCCTCCTTCCGCCCAAacgaaatagaaatttttgtttcatttctaTTCAATACAGCAATGGGACAATAAAATTCGGGAAAAACCCATGATAAAGAGAATCGCTTATGCCATGAAGCGAGATAAAGTGCTGGTACAAGCAATTCACGGAACAAAGAGTATTGAGCATTGTGTCACTCCCGATAGTGCTTTTTAATTGTTCAGTCATTGAAAAGGTGAGTCAGGAatcatattttataaaaatatttcatttcgtGGAATAATCGTGTCCGTATTGGCATTACAAAATTTACCGTGtgaataatgataattaatttgtcaATTTACGAGGGGAATCAGTTTTTCGGATTTCGGAATTTTCGGATTGTTTTGAATAAGGTTTTTTCCCcaacaatcaaaaaaataattctactcTTTTCGTTGGAATTAACGTAGAATcgttttggaaatttcatgattttttttgttgatttttttttgtcagattTTGTATTTGTATCGCAATTATGGTTATTGTCGtcgaaatttgaaaaactatGAAATCATTGACAGCatagtttttttcattaactgaTTGTTTACTTAAGCCATTGAGATTagcaattttgaaaaacactttttcacGCATAAAAATCCtttgggaataaaaaatgcagCAATGTGGCATCGATAATACTAACGAATTCCTAACAGCGTAAAATAATGACGTCACAAAGAGGTGGGTATTCCGGTAGTATAGGATTTTTCTCGTTGGTAATGTTCCCCAATATGTTAATTAGCCGGATAGAATCATACTGGGGAATCGCAGAGATGTCAAAGTATCGTGATATCAGTACTGGCATGACGTCATCACATAGCAAGAACCTATGGGTTTTTCGTGAGTGTAATGTTTGTGGGGTGAGTGCTTTAGTGAGAAAACCGATAAAATCTACTTTCAGGATTTGCAATTGCAAAAGCGCAGTCTGCTTGAGTTTACATAAACTCTATTCTGAGAAGTTCTCGGTGCCATCGGCAATGTCGAGTTCTGCACATTTACATATGCAATTTGGAATTGGCTTCATTTGCAGAATTATGGTAATCCAAAAAATATGTTtacagtaaaaataaatgcgTGAATTTCTCACAAATTTTGCTGGCatgtttcaaaaattaaaaaacacttAAGGACAgtagcaatattttttttatttgaaataaacagtaaggacaataaaaaatcattaatggaTACAACGATGACTACACGAAATGTGCAGTAACTTCGGATGAAATTGGATTGGATTAGATTAATTCTTGACAATTTGAGTACCTCACTGGGGACTATATAAAGCTCAATCGCAAAGTGTCCTCGGTCGACTTGATCATCATTTGACAACAGGGCATCATGATGCTGTTCCAATTGATACCGTTCCTTCTAGGTCAGCATTTActttaattttgaataatagTTATTGACCtgtcaaataaatgaataaggTATTGATTGATAGTGTTGTTTTTCCATCTAGCTGCACAACTAAACGTGACAAAAAACAATGGATGGAAATTCGGACCAGAATACAATTTTTCCGGCTTTGCGAAGATGGTAATTTCTCTGGAACAGGATATGGGAGAAGCACGTGGAACTGGTGTGTATTTTACTTTGACGTGCCGTCCACGAGAGCCTGAGTTTCTCCGATGTCAACTGCTAAATACAACTATTACTCGGCTAAAACCTGAAGGTCAGCCATAGGGATGAATCAttagaatattaatattaCGCCGAATTGCAGATTTAAGTAATAAAGGTTTATTGATCTTCAGTAAAATCATAACAATAAAATAGTGTTCTCGTTGTGAAttattctattaatttttatgttttcgtTTGAATGAAGATAAATAAACCTGAATTATTTTCTGCTAAACATTTAATTGATGATTTGATGATTGctttaattaaaagaaaaattccagtaATGATGACAGGTTCAACCTTTAATTCTATTTGTAAATGTATAATTATGCTGGTTGAAGGGTTCACCATTGATGCGGCAGAACCGGATGCCAACGATACTCAGAGGGTCTTCAATATCCTGAAGGTTCCattcgaaataaaattcaatgaaaaagggATTGATACCTTTGTCACAGAAGCAGAGGACATGCCACTTTGGAGCATCAACCAGGTTCGGCTAATTACTAGTCAATTGCATTTTGGTATCGATGGTCATTACGAGCTGGGACAGACTCATAAAATTCAGGAGAATTTTACAATTGGAGATTGCGAAGTAGATTTTACGATAACTGAACAACAAACGGGTCAGGATACTCCGGGaaacaataatttcaagtTGAAGCCTCTGGGAAACATAGGTAATTTCGCGGGTAAATCGATTCTACTGACAAAAGAAAGACATTTTAAGAATTGTGTCAAATTCGTCGAACCGTTCTTCGGATCTCGTTATACCCTGGGAGTTTTGCTGAGAG
The DNA window shown above is from Diachasmimorpha longicaudata isolate KC_UGA_2023 chromosome 7, iyDiaLong2, whole genome shotgun sequence and carries:
- the LOC135164819 gene encoding ataxin-7-like protein 1 isoform X2, which gives rise to MSGSDSPTFFHGQPWSNWIERIGRDKPLSDEEPEGEPASCVTRLSADDIDLYGFCPERDTFYGVVCELCNAIVKPQALIQHMESRHSSGTVNLPPPSTPASKTSVKAPYCKVSKLTKKSQPSQSSAASNNSGNGASGTNTTSNNSKINHTSVKRNAEQTFLPTSPVDGTCSLVGPNISSGVNATVPVPSSPVKSPGNNTSISNTTTTNNGTKRKRLKAERGLLKDREYDPDRHCGVWNDETGKPCTRSLTCKAHTVSLRRTVAGRSKSFDKLLAEHRASKDLPNRTSKITVTGTVTVSTASSLLNTNLTIANDNDTPGSPPVLSLPDTYPLPKTKLEEDFVNEEMRLESTAAAAAAAGKGTLGAGSMAPISVVLPSLSPIAASNDTPPVATLIPVNASSLPAIETPLPPPNAQLPNTVLEGETLSDVNTESMTLYSPLAMFKDTKSQIIMQIPRSNSLMQSPMSRNYQGQASMPSLVFEDQMDNPKQQLANGKRLNNHIATSSPIAGRAAKKSKQDFQTDNYSSAIQVETTTTSTAYPHFSDIAWSNCHPEPLAVSRWLRITSTRKQYNFNIH
- the LOC135164822 gene encoding uncharacterized protein LOC135164822 gives rise to the protein MMLFQLIPFLLAAQLNVTKNNGWKFGPEYNFSGFAKMVISLEQDMGEARGTGVYFTLTCRPREPEFLRCQLLNTTITRLKPEGFTIDAAEPDANDTQRVFNILKVPFEIKFNEKGIDTFVTEAEDMPLWSINQVRLITSQLHFGIDGHYELGQTHKIQENFTIGDCEVDFTITEQQTGQDTPGNNNFKLKPLGNIGNFAGKSILLTKERHFKNCVKFVEPFFGSRYTLGVLLRDVITKLKTSASRIFISNHDFSSETINESDVYDQNRTKIGKVIDHLKLTLESVTPAKEKMQKFSKPLVWGNLGNLSGLKGPSF
- the LOC135164819 gene encoding ataxin-7-like protein 1 isoform X1, whose amino-acid sequence is MSGSDSPTFFHGQPWSNWIERIGRDKPLSDEEPEGEPASCVTRLSADDIDLYGFCPERDTFYGVVCELCNAIVKPQALIQHMESRHSSGTVNLPPPSTPASKTSVKAPYCKVSKLTKKSQPSQSSAASNNSGNGASGTNTTSNNSKINHTSVKRNAEQTFLPTSPVDGTCSLVGPNISSGVNATVPVPSSPVKSPGNNTSISNTTTTNNGTKRKRLKAERGLLKDREYDPDRHCGVWNDETGKPCTRSLTCKAHTVSLRRTVAGRSKSFDKLLAEHRASKDLPNRTSKITVTGTVTVSTASSLLNTNLTIANDNDTPGSPPVLSLPDTYPLPKAVDLLYRCLAPHGSTKPTKLEEDFVNEEMRLESTAAAAAAAGKGTLGAGSMAPISVVLPSLSPIAASNDTPPVATLIPVNASSLPAIETPLPPPNAQLPNTVLEGETLSDVNTESMTLYSPLAMFKDTKSQIIMQIPRSNSLMQSPMSRNYQGQASMPSLVFEDQMDNPKQQLANGKRLNNHIATSSPIAGRAAKKSKQDFQTDNYSSAIQVETTTTSTAYPHFSDIAWSNCHPEPLAVSRWLRITSTRKQYNFNIH